A genomic region of Plasmodium cynomolgi strain B DNA, chromosome 5, whole genome shotgun sequence contains the following coding sequences:
- a CDS encoding ubiquitin carboxyl-terminal hydrolase a (putative) — MADIKSVVASISASIREPSKDDVIYLDECSVTGYKDIFEDGVFVDLVSFESFSLKCLKYNYNRAHQGSGQNPGDNTGRFYLNIKKKKKLLDKIEKSEIKNLTLNVEGGFKESKVYEYQFEYALYDLETNMYISLDQIEDERVKNICNSIISHKNEIKKESPNKWVNEIKESKYAKDLVQLPNITIKNENLECAVCKAKKNIWLNLSDGYIGCGRKIFNYGGGCLNNEEGAALKHYYESGKKYPLVVKLGTITKEGEADVFSYADDENDSVIDPYIDVHLKNLGINITNLNKTEVTTLEKEIKENQNINFSSILDKDTQVVCKEGKVGFLNLGNTCYMNCALQVFLSIKEISYRYIGNQLDFLLTLDRKNKTHYDMFIQYAKLCSMIFKEEYINKKKNYIKNFKEECEMRSVDVTYDSDVDEEKCVSINPSMFRACLNQKGNPFCNNNQQDIFEFLSYLLNELIENENVIFQRLLNGNNSIKRKINQLENIEQGGEIEKEEKFKKSNDIMSQADGANTQGDNQHKSEKSLFNLFTFEMEQTIVSGENDVSRSSFHNNILSLDIPLDNAVLKKLEGETSPTASSAPTASAPPNCLNNFIKKDHIDEYYSEEKKTKMLAQKDIKFKSFPPYLFIHIKRFYADENWSAKKINIPVQTDEYINLEFMRSEKRPVGGDSNSGYGEEGQGKNCVDGSHTGKKNSEEYIMQQHKDLFDSLLDLGFEKEKVLEAIRKVKVKNVNNCISYIYGEDSVELDLQEISQGTDVNSENLNSIVSMGVNKDVAMASLLINKNDLQKSIDYIFSNLDVLTETKCAAIVNRNKCEDGLANYELVASIVHMGSNANSGHYICYIKDDSQWYVYNDNKIGLVDTNKGKDTAYIHLYKRI, encoded by the exons cgGTTACAAGGACATCTTCGAGGACGGCGTGTTCGTGGACCTAGTTTCCTTCGAGAGCTTCAGCCTGAAGTGCCTTAAGTACAACTACAATCGAGCGCACCAAGGCAGCGGCCAGAACCCAGGAGACAACACAGGAAGGTTCTATCTAAAtatcaagaaaaaaaaaaaattactcgacaagatagaaaaaagcgaaataaaaaatctgaCTCTGAACGTGGAAGGAGGTTTCAAGGAGAGTAAGGTATACGAGTACCAGTTCGAATATGCACTATACGACTTGGAGACAAACATGTACATTAGTTTAGATCAAATCGAAGACGAgcgtgtaaaaaatatatgcaacaGTATAATCagtcacaaaaatgagataaaGAAGGAGAGTCCCAACAAATGGGTGAACGAAATAAAGGAAAGCAAGTACGCAAAGGATCTTGTACAGCTACCAAAtattacaataaaaaatgaaaatcttGAATGTGCAGTTTGCAAAGCGAAGAAGAATATATGGTTGAACTTATCCGATGGGTACATAGGGtgtggaagaaaaatttttaattatggaGGGGGGTGTCTGAACaatgaagaaggagcagcATTAAAGCATTATTACGAGAGTGGAAAGAAATACCCCTTAGTTGTGAAACTAGGAACCATCACcaaggagggagaagcagatgTATTTTCCTACGCAGATGACGAAAATGACAGTGTAATAGATCCATACATAGATGTACATCTGAAAAATCTAGGAATTAatataacaaatttgaataaaacaGAAGTTACCACTTTggagaaagaaataaaggaaaatcaaaacataaatttttcttccatacTTGATAAGGATACGCAGGTTGTATGTAAGGAGGGAAAGGTTGGCTTCCTCAACTTAGGAAATACATGCTACATGAATTGCGCCCTGCAAGTCTTCCTCTCCATAAAAGAGATCAGCTACAGGTATATAGGCAATCAGTTGGACTTCCTACTAACCCTAGacaggaaaaataaaacgcacTACGATATGTTCATTCAGTATGCAAAACTCTGCTCCATGatttttaaagaagaatatattaacaagaaaaaaaattatataaaaaattttaaagaagaaTGTGAGATGAGAAGTGTGGATGTAACTTACGATAGCGATgtagatgaagaaaaatgtgtgAGTATCAATCCGTCTATGTTTCGAGCATGTCTAAATCAAAAGGGAAACCCTTTCTGTAATAACAACCAGCAGGACATCTTCGAGTTTTTAAGCTACCTTCTGAATGAACTGatcgaaaatgaaaatgttatttttcaGAGACTCCTAAACGGGAACAATTCCATTAAGAGGAAAATCAACCAGCTGGAGAATATCGAACAGGGAGGGGAAatcgaaaaggaggagaaattTAAGAAGAGCAACGATATCATGTCCCAAGCGGATGGTGCAAACACACAAGGGGATAATCAACACAAAAGCGAAAAGTCCCTCTTCAACCTCTTCACCTTCGAAATGGAACAAACCATTGTAAGTGGTGAGAATGACGTAAGTAGGAGCTCCTTCCATAATAACATCCTCTCGTTGGACATCCCCCTGGATAATGCTGTGTTGAAGAAATTGGAAGGAGAGACTTCCCcgactgcttcttctgctccgACTGCTTCTGCTCCGCCCa ACTGCCTGAacaatttcataaaaaaggaccACATCGATGAATACTAcagtgaggagaaaaaaacgaaaatgttGGCCCAGAAGGACATCAAATTTAAGAGCTTCCCACCGTACCTTTTTATTCACATTAAAAGATTTTACGCGGATGAAAATTGGAGCGCAAAGAAGATCAACATTCCCGTTCAGACAGATGAGTACATTAACTTAGAGTTTATGCGATCGGAGAAGAGGCCTGTTGGGGGGGATAGCAATAGTGGGTATGGGGAAGAAGGACAAGGAAAGAACTGCGTGGATGGTTCCCatacagggaaaaaaaacagcgagGAGTATATCATGCAGCAGCATAAGGATCTGTTCGACTCCCTTTTAGACCTCGgatttgaaaaggaaaaagttttGGAGGCCATCAGAAAAGTGAAGgtcaaaaatgtgaacaactGCATCTCGTATATTTATGGAGAAGATTCGGTGGAACTGGACCTGCAGGAAATTAGCCAAGGAACGGATGTCAACTCGGAAAATTTAAATTCCATTGTCAGCATGGGTGTGAACAAGGACGTGGCTATGGCTTCCCTcctcataaataaaaacgacTTGCAAAAATCTATCgattatattttctccaaTTTGGACGTCCTCACGGAGACCAAGTGCGCCGCGATTGTGAACAGGAACAAGTGCGAGGACGGCTTGG ccAACTACGAACTAGTCGCTTCCATCGTGCACATGGGAAGCAACGCCAACTCGGGCCACTACATCTGCTACATAAAGGACGATTCTCA